CAGCAGGCCGGTCAGTGCACCGGCGAGGACATGGCTCATCGCAGCACCCGCTCTTCCTCGGGCAGGCGGCCGAGCCGGAGCATGAGCCGGTAGGCCACCAGGGTCACCGCCCCGCCGACGGCCAGGACCAGGGCGCCCGTGGCACTGGCGTAGGCGGCTGCTGCCGGAGGGCGGGTGGACAGCAGTGCCAACACGATCCAAGGGGCCGCCACCGCCACGCGCGCCCCGTTTACCGTCCAGGACTGGCGGGCCTCCAGCTCACCACGGGTACGCATGTCCTCTCGCAGCATCCGCGACAACGAACGCAGCAGCGTAGTCAGGTCACTGCCGCCGACCTCGTGTGCCAACCGCAGGGCCTCGACGATACGATCGGCGACCGGATCGGCCAAGCGGGCCTTGAGCCGGTCCAGTGCCTGGTCGAAACGGGCGCTGGTGGCGTAGTCGACGCCGAAGGCTCGCATTTCCTCCTTTATGGCCTCGGGGCCGCGCTCTCCCAGATTGGTCAACGCCTCGGGCAGGCTCATGCCCGCGCGCACACCCGACACCAGCGTGTCGACCGCCTCCGGCCACACCTCACGCAGGTTGCTGCGACGAGCACGCGCCCGTGAGGAGACGACCAGCAGGGGCGCGCCGGCGGCGATGGCGCCGAAGGCGGCCGCGATCGACCAGGCGCCGGAAACACCCAAGAAGACCAGGGCGACCACAGTCCCCAGGACGATACTGCCGAGCACGAATACGGCCGGACTGGTGCGGCCGACCCCCGCCTGCACCAGCAGGTCCGTCAGACGCCGCTGCCGCGCCGAGCGCCACCGG
This genomic stretch from Actinomyces qiguomingii harbors:
- a CDS encoding type II secretion system F family protein — encoded protein: MGALAGLLAGSGMILIWLALTGEPPRWRSARQRRLTDLLVQAGVGRTSPAVFVLGSIVLGTVVALVFLGVSGAWSIAAAFGAIAAGAPLLVVSSRARARRSNLREVWPEAVDTLVSGVRAGMSLPEALTNLGERGPEAIKEEMRAFGVDYATSARFDQALDRLKARLADPVADRIVEALRLAHEVGGSDLTTLLRSLSRMLREDMRTRGELEARQSWTVNGARVAVAAPWIVLALLSTRPPAAAAYASATGALVLAVGGAVTLVAYRLMLRLGRLPEEERVLR